In Paroedura picta isolate Pp20150507F chromosome 12, Ppicta_v3.0, whole genome shotgun sequence, one DNA window encodes the following:
- the ELMOD3 gene encoding ELMO domain-containing protein 3 isoform X1, translating into MTPPWGMSRCSTDSRQFEEQGVSFPAFKSVPISALKQNGLLQSLSTAANGCRELDITEEVRRAREEWEAVENVHPGGILEKPPGPIPLISFNEALQHFQTADLSDCRKKIQPTVPRRGLVAIAHFLFGPPRLHQQLQSERDLALAIAQCGLDNNEKVHMRILQTIYKKLTGSRFDCARYGSHWEDLGFQGTDPGTDLRGTGLLGLMQLLYFVMDSRILPLAREIFKLSHHETQDFPFCVMSINITRVVIQVLREERLSRECNRRQQVIAVLNDLYVALFLRLFNIWKTQQKTISDSGFVLKELEAFAKRNPKQLFKHLEMYLNGSAVLEDGFQAHAVSSEIFGPNLNSASNHKEASFTGVCDLPAETEQES; encoded by the exons GGTATGAGCAGATGCAGCACGGACAGTCGCCAGTTTGAAGAGCAAGGCGTTTCTTTTCCAGCTTTCAAATCTGTACCT ATTTCTGCCTTGAAGCAGAATGGGCTCTTGCAGTCTCTGTCCACAGCAGCCAATGGATGCAGAGAACTGG ATATTACCGAAGAAGTACGGCGTGCCAGAGAAGAATGGGAGGCTGTGGAAAATGTCCACCCAGGAG GAATTCTGGAGAAACCTCCTGGGCCCATACCCTTAATCTCTTTCAATGAAGCACTGCAGCATTTCCAAACGGCAGATCTCTCTGACTGCAGG AAAAAGATTCAGCCAACGGTGCCGAGGAGGGGGCTGGTGGCCATCGCCCACTTCCTTTTCGGCCCTCCCCGTCTTCATCAGCAGCTGCAAAGTGAGAGGGACTTGGCTCTGGCAATTGCTCAGT GTGGCTTGGATAATAATGAAAAAGTGCACATGAGAATTCTGCAAACCATCTACAAGAAATTAACAGGATCCCGTTTTGATTGTGCCCGCTATGGATCCCATTGGGAAGATTTGGGGTTTCAAG GGACAGACCCTGGCACAGATCTACGTGGGACTGGATTGCTCGGACTGATGCAATTGCTGTATTTTGTGATGGATTCTCGGATATTGCCTCTCGCGCGAGAGATTTTCAAGCTATCCCATCATGAAACACAG GATTTCCCTTTCTGCGTGATGTCAATCAATATTACTCGTGTTGTGATCCAGGTACTGAGAGAAGAACGCCTTTCTAG AGAGTGCAATCGAAGGCAGCAGGTCATTGCAGTGCTAAACGATTTGTACGTGGCTCTATTCCTGCGCCTCTTCAACATCTGGAAGACACAACAGAAGACAATTTCCGACTCTGGTTTTGTTCTAAAAG AACTGGAAGCATTTGCCAAAAGGAACCCAAAGCAACTGTTCAAACACCTGGAGATGTACCTAAATGGGAGCGCTGTGCTGGAAGACGGCTTTCAGGCCCATGCTGTCTCATCTGAGATTTTTGGTCCCAACTTAAACTCTGCTAGTAACCATAAAGAGGCCAGTTTTACTGGAGTATGTGACCTGCCAGCTGAGACAGAGCAAGAGAGCTGA
- the ELMOD3 gene encoding ELMO domain-containing protein 3 isoform X3, with product MSRCSTDSRQFEEQGVSFPAFKSVPISALKQNGLLQSLSTAANGCRELDITEEVRRAREEWEAVENVHPGGILEKPPGPIPLISFNEALQHFQTADLSDCRKKIQPTVPRRGLVAIAHFLFGPPRLHQQLQSERDLALAIAQCGLDNNEKVHMRILQTIYKKLTGSRFDCARYGSHWEDLGFQGTDPGTDLRGTGLLGLMQLLYFVMDSRILPLAREIFKLSHHETQDFPFCVMSINITRVVIQVLREERLSRECNRRQQVIAVLNDLYVALFLRLFNIWKTQQKTISDSGFVLKELEAFAKRNPKQLFKHLEMYLNGSAVLEDGFQAHAVSSEIFGPNLNSASNHKEASFTGVCDLPAETEQES from the exons ATGAGCAGATGCAGCACGGACAGTCGCCAGTTTGAAGAGCAAGGCGTTTCTTTTCCAGCTTTCAAATCTGTACCT ATTTCTGCCTTGAAGCAGAATGGGCTCTTGCAGTCTCTGTCCACAGCAGCCAATGGATGCAGAGAACTGG ATATTACCGAAGAAGTACGGCGTGCCAGAGAAGAATGGGAGGCTGTGGAAAATGTCCACCCAGGAG GAATTCTGGAGAAACCTCCTGGGCCCATACCCTTAATCTCTTTCAATGAAGCACTGCAGCATTTCCAAACGGCAGATCTCTCTGACTGCAGG AAAAAGATTCAGCCAACGGTGCCGAGGAGGGGGCTGGTGGCCATCGCCCACTTCCTTTTCGGCCCTCCCCGTCTTCATCAGCAGCTGCAAAGTGAGAGGGACTTGGCTCTGGCAATTGCTCAGT GTGGCTTGGATAATAATGAAAAAGTGCACATGAGAATTCTGCAAACCATCTACAAGAAATTAACAGGATCCCGTTTTGATTGTGCCCGCTATGGATCCCATTGGGAAGATTTGGGGTTTCAAG GGACAGACCCTGGCACAGATCTACGTGGGACTGGATTGCTCGGACTGATGCAATTGCTGTATTTTGTGATGGATTCTCGGATATTGCCTCTCGCGCGAGAGATTTTCAAGCTATCCCATCATGAAACACAG GATTTCCCTTTCTGCGTGATGTCAATCAATATTACTCGTGTTGTGATCCAGGTACTGAGAGAAGAACGCCTTTCTAG AGAGTGCAATCGAAGGCAGCAGGTCATTGCAGTGCTAAACGATTTGTACGTGGCTCTATTCCTGCGCCTCTTCAACATCTGGAAGACACAACAGAAGACAATTTCCGACTCTGGTTTTGTTCTAAAAG AACTGGAAGCATTTGCCAAAAGGAACCCAAAGCAACTGTTCAAACACCTGGAGATGTACCTAAATGGGAGCGCTGTGCTGGAAGACGGCTTTCAGGCCCATGCTGTCTCATCTGAGATTTTTGGTCCCAACTTAAACTCTGCTAGTAACCATAAAGAGGCCAGTTTTACTGGAGTATGTGACCTGCCAGCTGAGACAGAGCAAGAGAGCTGA
- the ELMOD3 gene encoding ELMO domain-containing protein 3 isoform X2 — protein MEGMSRCSTDSRQFEEQGVSFPAFKSVPISALKQNGLLQSLSTAANGCRELDITEEVRRAREEWEAVENVHPGGILEKPPGPIPLISFNEALQHFQTADLSDCRKKIQPTVPRRGLVAIAHFLFGPPRLHQQLQSERDLALAIAQCGLDNNEKVHMRILQTIYKKLTGSRFDCARYGSHWEDLGFQGTDPGTDLRGTGLLGLMQLLYFVMDSRILPLAREIFKLSHHETQDFPFCVMSINITRVVIQVLREERLSRECNRRQQVIAVLNDLYVALFLRLFNIWKTQQKTISDSGFVLKELEAFAKRNPKQLFKHLEMYLNGSAVLEDGFQAHAVSSEIFGPNLNSASNHKEASFTGVCDLPAETEQES, from the exons GGTATGAGCAGATGCAGCACGGACAGTCGCCAGTTTGAAGAGCAAGGCGTTTCTTTTCCAGCTTTCAAATCTGTACCT ATTTCTGCCTTGAAGCAGAATGGGCTCTTGCAGTCTCTGTCCACAGCAGCCAATGGATGCAGAGAACTGG ATATTACCGAAGAAGTACGGCGTGCCAGAGAAGAATGGGAGGCTGTGGAAAATGTCCACCCAGGAG GAATTCTGGAGAAACCTCCTGGGCCCATACCCTTAATCTCTTTCAATGAAGCACTGCAGCATTTCCAAACGGCAGATCTCTCTGACTGCAGG AAAAAGATTCAGCCAACGGTGCCGAGGAGGGGGCTGGTGGCCATCGCCCACTTCCTTTTCGGCCCTCCCCGTCTTCATCAGCAGCTGCAAAGTGAGAGGGACTTGGCTCTGGCAATTGCTCAGT GTGGCTTGGATAATAATGAAAAAGTGCACATGAGAATTCTGCAAACCATCTACAAGAAATTAACAGGATCCCGTTTTGATTGTGCCCGCTATGGATCCCATTGGGAAGATTTGGGGTTTCAAG GGACAGACCCTGGCACAGATCTACGTGGGACTGGATTGCTCGGACTGATGCAATTGCTGTATTTTGTGATGGATTCTCGGATATTGCCTCTCGCGCGAGAGATTTTCAAGCTATCCCATCATGAAACACAG GATTTCCCTTTCTGCGTGATGTCAATCAATATTACTCGTGTTGTGATCCAGGTACTGAGAGAAGAACGCCTTTCTAG AGAGTGCAATCGAAGGCAGCAGGTCATTGCAGTGCTAAACGATTTGTACGTGGCTCTATTCCTGCGCCTCTTCAACATCTGGAAGACACAACAGAAGACAATTTCCGACTCTGGTTTTGTTCTAAAAG AACTGGAAGCATTTGCCAAAAGGAACCCAAAGCAACTGTTCAAACACCTGGAGATGTACCTAAATGGGAGCGCTGTGCTGGAAGACGGCTTTCAGGCCCATGCTGTCTCATCTGAGATTTTTGGTCCCAACTTAAACTCTGCTAGTAACCATAAAGAGGCCAGTTTTACTGGAGTATGTGACCTGCCAGCTGAGACAGAGCAAGAGAGCTGA